A single region of the Chitinophaga niabensis genome encodes:
- a CDS encoding helix-turn-helix domain-containing protein, with amino-acid sequence MHHNKTVDTIPYQKLPLKGQFSIFEVEHFHSDLAGLPHRHHDFQILWLTKAKGEHVVDFVTYDMEDQMIFLLRPGQIHQLPESGMFGFSITFTEKFYFSNKHDRESLYDFTTLFDDTQEYAPIRISNATATNFSMLITLMRQELSIQLEGSSSSVIKHLLNAFLLLAEREKKHNVANSPALLHHDARIIELRRVVEKHFRKEHQAAFYAQHFALTAKRLNEITREAIGKTITDMIRARLILEAKRQLAFSHRSVKEICYELGFEDPAYFSRFFRQHTSTSPHEFRDTMFK; translated from the coding sequence ATGCACCATAACAAAACCGTGGATACCATACCCTATCAGAAATTACCACTAAAAGGCCAGTTCAGTATCTTTGAAGTGGAACACTTCCATAGTGACCTGGCAGGCCTGCCGCACCGGCATCACGATTTTCAGATCCTCTGGCTGACCAAAGCAAAAGGTGAGCATGTAGTAGATTTTGTAACATACGATATGGAGGACCAGATGATCTTTCTGCTTCGTCCCGGCCAGATCCATCAATTGCCGGAAAGTGGGATGTTTGGTTTTAGCATCACTTTCACAGAGAAATTCTACTTCAGTAATAAGCATGACCGTGAATCCTTGTACGATTTTACCACTTTGTTCGACGATACACAGGAGTATGCGCCCATACGCATTAGTAATGCTACGGCAACCAATTTTTCCATGCTGATCACTTTGATGCGGCAGGAATTATCCATTCAGCTGGAGGGCAGCAGCAGTAGTGTGATCAAACACTTATTGAATGCCTTTCTCTTACTGGCAGAGCGGGAGAAAAAACACAACGTGGCAAACTCCCCTGCGCTGTTACACCATGATGCCCGGATCATAGAGTTGCGGAGGGTGGTGGAAAAGCATTTCCGGAAAGAGCATCAGGCGGCTTTTTATGCACAACATTTTGCGCTCACGGCCAAGCGGTTAAATGAGATAACAAGGGAGGCAATAGGTAAAACCATTACAGATATGATCCGTGCGAGGTTGATCCTGGAGGCCAAGCGGCAACTGGCTTTTAGCCACAGGAGCGTAAAAGAGATCTGTTATGAATTGGGGTTTGAGGATCCGGCTTATTTCAGCCGTTTCTTCCGGCAGCACACTTCCACCTCTCCTCATGAATTCAGGGACACAATGTTCAAATAG
- the ispG gene encoding (E)-4-hydroxy-3-methylbut-2-enyl-diphosphate synthase: MQLYCHSLTQYKRLATLEVKVGDLTIGNFNPIRIQTMTTTDTMDTQGTVAQAIRCIEAGAELVRITAPSKKEAENLLPIKNELRRLGYNTPLVADIHFTPNAAEIAARIVEKVRVNPGNYVDKKKFELLEYTDAEYLEEIDRIRERFTPLVNICKEYGTAMRIGTNHGSLSDRIMSRYGDTPMGMVESAMEFLRIAEDLHYRNIVLSMKSSNPQVMVQAYRLLVQTMQQELGHCYPLHLGVTEAGDGEDGRIKSAAGIGTLLEDGVGDTIRVSLTEDPEFELPVCRDLVKRYTHRISHTPILPLKDPEKLPYSPFAFKRRNTAEVDNIGGKQVPVVVADLSHLHHISPKELQSIGYNYDADTDKWNIGDAAADYIFTGNQELNFALPGTLKVIVQYHTWLQATDKEKYFPYFDIQGYLSARREKRLAQINFVHANADELGTADFTAFLENIENNVVPVLHSSSAHAMAAIRRAMVDLMERKITQPVILLCNSGHNNPEEDLIHYATETGALLLDGFGDGLWLKALPDLSVSRQPSPVTEPLGLINNVAFGILQATRSRISKTEYISCPSCGRTLFDLQETTARIRAVTNHLKGVKIAIMGCIVNGPGEMADADFGYVGSGVGKITLYRGKEVVKRGLSSDVAVAELIDLIRDNGMWVDVK; encoded by the coding sequence ATGCAATTGTATTGCCATTCGCTGACTCAGTATAAACGTTTAGCCACCCTGGAAGTAAAAGTGGGGGACCTTACCATCGGAAATTTTAATCCTATCCGTATCCAAACCATGACCACCACGGATACCATGGATACCCAGGGAACCGTAGCGCAGGCCATCCGTTGTATTGAAGCAGGAGCAGAACTGGTGCGCATTACGGCTCCCAGCAAAAAAGAAGCAGAAAACCTGCTTCCTATCAAAAATGAATTACGCCGCCTGGGTTATAACACCCCGCTGGTAGCAGATATACACTTTACGCCCAATGCGGCAGAAATCGCTGCCCGCATCGTGGAAAAAGTACGGGTGAACCCGGGTAACTATGTAGATAAGAAGAAATTTGAACTACTGGAATATACCGACGCAGAATACCTGGAGGAAATAGACCGTATCCGCGAACGCTTCACCCCACTGGTGAACATCTGCAAAGAATATGGTACCGCCATGCGGATCGGCACCAACCACGGTTCCCTCAGCGATCGTATTATGAGCCGTTATGGGGATACGCCCATGGGAATGGTGGAAAGTGCTATGGAATTCCTTCGCATTGCGGAAGACCTTCATTACCGGAACATTGTGCTCAGCATGAAATCCAGTAACCCGCAGGTGATGGTGCAGGCCTACCGTTTACTGGTACAGACCATGCAGCAGGAACTGGGTCATTGTTATCCTCTCCACCTCGGTGTAACTGAAGCCGGAGACGGAGAAGACGGACGGATCAAGTCCGCAGCCGGTATCGGCACATTGCTGGAAGACGGTGTTGGAGATACCATCCGGGTTTCCCTCACGGAAGATCCTGAATTTGAACTACCCGTTTGCCGCGACCTGGTAAAACGTTACACACATCGTATTTCCCATACACCCATTCTCCCGCTTAAAGATCCGGAAAAGCTTCCCTACTCCCCCTTTGCCTTCAAACGCAGGAACACCGCGGAAGTAGATAACATCGGAGGAAAGCAGGTACCCGTAGTCGTAGCTGATCTGAGCCACCTGCATCACATTTCTCCCAAAGAACTGCAAAGCATCGGGTATAACTATGATGCAGATACGGATAAATGGAACATTGGCGATGCCGCAGCAGATTATATCTTCACCGGTAACCAGGAGCTGAACTTTGCTTTGCCCGGTACACTGAAAGTGATCGTACAATATCATACCTGGCTCCAGGCCACTGATAAAGAAAAATACTTCCCTTATTTTGATATACAGGGATATCTCTCAGCCCGCCGGGAAAAACGTTTGGCCCAGATCAATTTCGTTCATGCAAATGCAGACGAGCTGGGCACTGCAGACTTTACAGCTTTCCTGGAAAACATCGAAAACAATGTGGTTCCTGTGCTCCATTCCTCCTCAGCCCATGCCATGGCCGCTATCAGAAGGGCAATGGTGGACCTGATGGAAAGAAAGATCACACAACCGGTGATCCTGCTTTGCAACAGTGGGCATAATAATCCGGAGGAGGACCTTATCCATTATGCTACAGAAACCGGTGCGCTCCTGCTCGATGGCTTTGGGGACGGGCTTTGGCTTAAAGCCTTGCCAGACCTTTCCGTTAGCAGGCAGCCTTCTCCTGTAACAGAACCCCTGGGCCTGATCAATAATGTGGCCTTTGGTATTCTACAGGCTACCCGTTCCAGGATCTCTAAAACGGAATATATCTCCTGCCCATCCTGCGGCCGCACCCTGTTTGACCTACAGGAAACTACTGCCCGCATCCGCGCAGTCACCAATCATTTAAAAGGGGTAAAAATTGCCATCATGGGATGTATCGTAAACGGCCCCGGTGAAATGGCTGATGCCGACTTTGGATATGTTGGCAGCGGCGTAGGCAAGATCACCCTTTACCGTGGTAAAGAAGTTGTGAAACGCGGGCTCAGCAGTGATGTGGCTGTAGCTGAACTGATCGATCTTATCAGGGATAACGGCATGTGGGTAGATGTGAAATAA
- the metH gene encoding methionine synthase — MNTPHIIKPYLRLSGLEPLVVRPETNFLNVGERTNVTGSKKFARLIREGLFEEALSVARQQVENGAQVLDVNMDDALLDGEKAMTTFLNLLASEPDISRIPVMIDSSKFSVIEAGLKCLQGKCIVNSISLKEGEEKFIEHAIICQSYGASVVVMAFDENGQADTLQKRVDFCHRAYKILTEKVGFDPQDIIFDPNIFAIATGIEEHNNYAVEFIEACRQIKKLMPLTKISGGVSNVSFSFRGNDAVREAMHSVFLLHAIKAGLDMGIVNAGMIQIYDEIEPQLRELCEDAILNRREDATERLITFAETVKAKGKVEEKSQAWREGTVEARLSHALVNGITDYIEADTEEARQKYDRPLQVIEGPLMDGMNVVGDLFGSGKMFLPQVVKSARVMKKSVAVLTPFIEEEKAEYVRLNGGQIKSAGKILLATVKGDVHDIGKNIVGVVLGCNGYDIIDLGVMVPAEKILQAAKEHQVDIIGLSGLITPSLDEMVHIARELKRQKFDIPLLIGGATTSRTHTAVKIAPEYENGVVHVLDASRSVTVTGNLLNKALNKNFLQEVNAEYLKLNEAFRNKRPVKQYLSVAQARENKVPVDWNNFNPVKPALLGTKTFTDYDLAEIAKYIDWQPFFIAWELHGKFPQILEDSVVGVEATRLYKDAQDMLKKIIDEKWLRARAVIGMFPANSNGADTIMVTAPDGAEFPLEFLRQQIKKAPGQPNFSLADYIAPKSTGKQDYIGGFAVTTGEGIEEKLEEFRKEHDDYSSIMLKALADRFAEAFTELIHERVRKEFWGYATEEHLSNEQLIKEEYLGIRPAPGYPACPEHTEKYKLFDLLNATEETGIILTESLAMYPASSVSGWYFANPESKYFGLGKIEKDQVEDYAERKGWPLEEAEKWLRPSLEYDM, encoded by the coding sequence ATGAATACTCCACATATTATTAAACCGTATTTGCGGTTAAGTGGTCTCGAACCACTGGTTGTAAGACCGGAAACTAACTTTCTTAACGTAGGTGAACGTACCAACGTAACAGGCTCCAAGAAATTCGCAAGGCTGATCCGGGAAGGATTATTCGAGGAAGCACTGTCTGTTGCACGCCAACAGGTAGAAAACGGTGCCCAGGTATTAGACGTGAACATGGATGATGCCTTGCTGGATGGTGAGAAGGCCATGACCACTTTCCTTAACCTGCTGGCTTCTGAACCTGATATTTCCCGCATACCCGTGATGATCGATTCCAGTAAGTTCAGTGTGATCGAGGCCGGACTAAAATGCCTGCAGGGTAAATGTATCGTTAACTCCATCAGCTTAAAGGAAGGTGAGGAGAAGTTCATAGAACATGCCATCATCTGCCAGAGCTATGGTGCTTCTGTTGTTGTAATGGCCTTCGATGAAAACGGCCAGGCAGATACCTTACAGAAACGGGTGGATTTCTGTCACCGCGCTTACAAGATCCTTACGGAAAAAGTAGGCTTCGACCCCCAGGACATCATTTTCGATCCGAATATCTTTGCCATTGCTACAGGTATTGAAGAACATAACAACTATGCAGTTGAGTTCATCGAAGCCTGCCGCCAGATCAAAAAACTCATGCCGCTTACAAAGATCAGTGGTGGTGTGAGTAATGTTTCTTTCTCTTTCCGTGGGAATGATGCCGTGCGGGAAGCTATGCACTCCGTATTCCTGCTCCATGCTATCAAGGCGGGGCTGGACATGGGTATTGTGAATGCCGGTATGATCCAGATCTATGACGAGATAGAACCTCAGCTCCGCGAATTGTGCGAGGACGCTATCCTCAACCGCAGAGAGGATGCAACGGAACGCCTGATCACTTTCGCAGAAACTGTAAAGGCGAAAGGAAAGGTGGAAGAGAAGAGCCAGGCATGGAGAGAAGGTACTGTGGAAGCGAGGTTAAGCCATGCGCTGGTAAATGGCATTACAGATTATATTGAAGCAGATACAGAAGAAGCCCGTCAGAAATACGATCGCCCTTTACAGGTGATCGAAGGCCCGTTAATGGATGGGATGAATGTTGTGGGCGACCTTTTTGGTAGTGGTAAGATGTTCCTGCCACAGGTAGTGAAGAGTGCACGGGTGATGAAGAAGTCTGTTGCAGTATTAACACCATTCATTGAAGAAGAGAAAGCAGAGTATGTAAGACTGAATGGCGGGCAGATCAAATCTGCCGGGAAAATATTACTGGCCACAGTAAAAGGAGATGTACACGATATCGGTAAGAATATTGTTGGCGTAGTACTGGGTTGTAACGGTTACGATATCATAGACCTTGGTGTGATGGTGCCTGCTGAAAAGATCCTGCAGGCTGCAAAAGAGCACCAGGTAGACATTATCGGCCTTAGTGGTTTGATCACGCCGAGCCTGGATGAAATGGTGCACATTGCCCGTGAGTTAAAACGCCAGAAGTTCGATATTCCTTTATTGATAGGCGGTGCTACCACATCCCGTACGCATACAGCGGTGAAGATCGCGCCTGAGTACGAGAATGGAGTAGTACACGTATTAGATGCATCCCGGAGTGTAACCGTTACCGGTAACCTGCTGAACAAAGCATTAAATAAGAATTTCCTGCAGGAAGTGAATGCAGAATACCTCAAGCTGAATGAGGCATTCCGCAATAAACGTCCTGTTAAACAATACCTCTCTGTTGCCCAGGCCAGGGAAAACAAAGTGCCGGTTGACTGGAATAATTTCAACCCGGTGAAACCTGCATTGCTGGGCACTAAAACATTTACGGATTATGATCTTGCAGAGATCGCTAAGTATATAGACTGGCAGCCATTCTTTATTGCATGGGAACTGCATGGTAAATTCCCCCAGATCCTGGAAGACAGTGTGGTGGGCGTGGAAGCTACCCGTTTATATAAGGATGCACAGGATATGCTGAAGAAGATCATTGATGAAAAATGGTTGCGTGCAAGAGCGGTGATCGGTATGTTCCCCGCAAATTCAAATGGTGCAGATACTATAATGGTAACCGCTCCTGATGGTGCAGAATTTCCATTGGAGTTCCTGCGTCAGCAGATCAAGAAAGCGCCGGGCCAGCCTAACTTCAGCCTTGCAGATTACATAGCACCTAAATCAACAGGCAAGCAGGATTATATAGGTGGTTTTGCAGTTACTACTGGCGAAGGCATTGAAGAAAAGCTGGAAGAGTTCAGAAAAGAACACGATGATTATAGCAGTATCATGCTGAAAGCACTGGCAGACCGCTTTGCAGAAGCATTTACGGAGCTGATACATGAAAGGGTACGGAAGGAGTTCTGGGGTTATGCCACAGAAGAACATCTGAGTAATGAACAACTGATCAAGGAAGAATACCTGGGTATCCGCCCGGCACCAGGCTATCCCGCCTGTCCGGAACATACAGAGAAATATAAACTCTTTGATCTGTTGAATGCAACAGAAGAAACAGGGATCATCCTTACGGAATCACTGGCGATGTATCCTGCATCCAGTGTGAGTGGCTGGTACTTTGCCAATCCGGAATCCAAATATTTTGGTTTAGGTAAGATTGAAAAGGACCAGGTGGAAGATTATGCAGAGAGGAAAGGCTGGCCTCTGGAAGAAGCAGAGAAATGGCTGCGTCCGAGCCTTGAATACGATATGTAA
- a CDS encoding homocysteine S-methyltransferase family protein, which produces MKSLQQCAAERILIIDGAMGTMIQRYKLQESDYRGERFKDYHSDVKGNSDLLSITQPGIIEAIHREYLEAGADIIETNTFSSTVIAQADYDMQDLAYEMNVASVQIARRAADDYTRRNPDKPRFVAGAIGPLNKTLSISPDVNNPGFRSVTFDEVVDAYYQQVKALSEAGADILLIETIFDTLNCKGAIFAIKKYFRDSRKPELPIMISGTITDASGRTLSGQTLEAFYISVMHAKPFSIGLNCALGGEQMRPYIEELSQIAGCYVSCYPNAGLPNTFGEYDEEPHETAHIIEDFAKEGFVNIVGGCCGTTPDHIRHMAQNVSSIAPRPLPVLEATL; this is translated from the coding sequence ATGAAATCATTACAACAATGCGCCGCAGAGCGCATCCTCATTATTGATGGTGCAATGGGCACCATGATCCAGCGCTACAAACTCCAGGAATCTGATTACAGAGGGGAAAGATTTAAAGACTACCATTCAGATGTGAAAGGTAACAGCGATCTTTTGTCTATTACGCAACCCGGCATTATTGAAGCCATACACAGGGAATACCTGGAAGCGGGAGCAGACATTATTGAAACCAATACATTCAGCAGTACAGTAATTGCACAGGCGGACTATGATATGCAGGACCTGGCATATGAAATGAACGTAGCATCAGTACAGATTGCCAGGCGTGCAGCGGATGATTACACCCGTCGTAATCCTGATAAACCCCGTTTTGTTGCCGGCGCCATAGGCCCTTTGAATAAAACATTGTCTATTTCCCCTGATGTGAACAACCCGGGCTTCCGTTCAGTGACCTTTGATGAAGTGGTGGATGCTTATTACCAACAAGTGAAGGCATTGTCAGAAGCAGGTGCAGATATCCTGCTGATCGAAACCATCTTCGATACGCTTAATTGTAAAGGTGCCATCTTCGCCATTAAGAAATACTTCCGCGATAGCCGTAAACCGGAATTGCCTATTATGATCTCCGGTACTATCACAGATGCTTCCGGCAGAACGCTGAGTGGTCAAACACTTGAGGCTTTCTACATCTCCGTGATGCATGCCAAGCCATTTTCTATCGGTTTGAACTGTGCATTGGGTGGAGAGCAGATGAGGCCTTACATAGAGGAGCTTTCTCAGATAGCAGGTTGTTATGTGAGCTGTTACCCTAACGCCGGTTTACCGAATACGTTTGGTGAATACGATGAAGAGCCACATGAAACAGCTCACATCATTGAAGATTTTGCAAAGGAAGGCTTTGTGAACATTGTAGGAGGCTGTTGCGGTACCACACCTGATCACATCCGCCATATGGCTCAAAATGTAAGCTCCATTGCCCCACGTCCATTGCCAGTGTTGGAAGCAACATTGTAA
- a CDS encoding ComF family protein, with product MIRSLLHLLYPHICENCGHDLTGTEEVLCISCMRKMPVTSFQLIANNPIEQVFWGRVPVQHAMAGYYFTRDGCLQQLIHQFKYKGRKDIAVYLGRQLGLQLRQSSWWQNISSVIPVPLNKMKLRHRGYNQAAMLANGIAETLGCNVVEDGLTRKANAITQTHKTRLERWENVAEVFRLNNQEKVKNSHVLLVDDVLTTGATLEACGHALLDAGDVQLSICSLAYASR from the coding sequence ATGATCAGATCATTGCTTCACTTGTTATATCCGCATATCTGCGAAAATTGCGGACATGATCTTACCGGTACGGAAGAAGTATTATGCATCAGCTGCATGAGGAAAATGCCGGTCACCTCTTTTCAATTGATAGCTAATAATCCTATAGAGCAGGTTTTTTGGGGACGGGTGCCGGTACAACATGCCATGGCTGGTTATTACTTTACCAGGGACGGCTGTTTGCAGCAGCTCATTCATCAGTTTAAATACAAGGGAAGAAAAGATATTGCTGTTTATTTAGGCCGCCAGCTGGGTTTACAATTAAGGCAAAGCAGCTGGTGGCAAAACATTTCGTCTGTAATACCTGTTCCCCTGAACAAGATGAAGCTGCGGCACAGGGGGTACAACCAGGCGGCGATGCTTGCAAACGGCATTGCTGAAACACTGGGTTGTAATGTAGTGGAAGATGGGCTCACCCGTAAAGCGAATGCCATTACCCAAACCCATAAAACCAGGCTGGAAAGATGGGAGAATGTAGCCGAAGTTTTTCGGTTGAATAATCAGGAGAAAGTGAAGAACAGCCATGTGCTGCTGGTGGATGATGTACTTACTACCGGCGCTACCCTGGAAGCCTGCGGGCATGCATTACTGGATGCAGGAGATGTTCAGCTAAGTATCTGTAGCCTTGCTTATGCCAGCAGGTAG
- the radA gene encoding DNA repair protein RadA, producing the protein MSKIKTAFFCQNCGYETAKWTGKCPSCNQWNTFVEEKVQKDVPLRQQEWKTDSPKAPKVVNLDAVEGLEERRWLTPDAELNRVLGGGIVAGSLVLVGGEPGIGKSTLFLQNALLLKGIKTLYISGEESEQQIKMRADRLKIRNDQFYLLTETSTQVIFQEIKKLEPQLVIIDSIQTLQSPLIESAPGSVSQIRETAAEMQRFAKETNTPVFLIGHITKDGSIAGPKILEHMVDTVLQFEGDQHYAYRILRTIKNRFGSTAELGIYEMSGEGLRQVSNPSEILISQRDDLLSGVAIASTIEGLRPMLVEVQALVTQSVYGTPQRTATGFDLRRLQMLLAVLEKRGGFHFGVKDVFLNIAGGIRVEDPSIDLAVLCALLSSYEDTGVSHKYCFAGEVGLSGEIRAVNRVEQRIAEAEKLGFDKIFISKYHKKGLDFSKLNIEVVPLGRVEEVYRFLF; encoded by the coding sequence ATGAGTAAAATCAAAACGGCATTTTTTTGTCAGAATTGCGGTTATGAAACAGCAAAGTGGACTGGTAAATGTCCTTCTTGTAATCAATGGAACACTTTTGTAGAAGAAAAAGTTCAGAAGGATGTACCGCTACGTCAGCAGGAATGGAAAACAGATTCTCCAAAGGCTCCTAAAGTAGTGAACCTTGATGCAGTGGAAGGGCTTGAAGAGAGAAGATGGTTAACCCCTGATGCAGAGTTGAACAGAGTGCTGGGAGGAGGCATAGTAGCGGGTTCGCTGGTATTGGTAGGTGGTGAGCCGGGTATTGGTAAATCTACTTTATTCCTGCAGAATGCATTGTTGCTGAAAGGAATTAAAACACTGTATATCAGTGGAGAAGAAAGTGAGCAACAGATCAAAATGCGGGCAGACAGATTGAAGATCAGGAATGATCAATTTTACCTGCTTACAGAAACATCTACGCAAGTTATCTTCCAGGAGATCAAAAAACTGGAGCCTCAGTTAGTGATCATCGATTCTATTCAAACCTTACAATCTCCCCTGATAGAATCTGCTCCGGGAAGTGTATCTCAGATAAGGGAAACTGCTGCAGAGATGCAACGCTTTGCCAAGGAAACCAACACCCCCGTTTTTCTGATTGGCCATATCACTAAAGATGGCTCCATAGCCGGCCCAAAGATCCTGGAACACATGGTGGATACGGTTTTACAGTTTGAAGGGGACCAGCATTATGCCTATAGGATACTCCGTACCATCAAGAACAGATTTGGTTCAACCGCAGAACTGGGTATCTATGAAATGTCCGGTGAAGGACTCCGGCAGGTAAGTAATCCATCCGAGATACTGATATCCCAGAGAGATGATCTTTTAAGTGGTGTAGCCATTGCATCGACCATTGAAGGGTTGCGTCCGATGTTAGTGGAAGTACAGGCCCTGGTAACACAATCCGTGTATGGCACTCCGCAACGGACAGCTACAGGTTTTGATCTGCGCCGTTTGCAAATGTTACTGGCGGTATTGGAGAAAAGAGGGGGCTTTCATTTTGGTGTAAAAGATGTGTTCCTGAACATAGCCGGAGGTATCCGGGTAGAAGATCCTTCTATTGATCTTGCCGTGTTATGTGCGTTGTTATCTTCCTATGAAGATACCGGCGTATCGCATAAATACTGCTTTGCAGGAGAAGTTGGATTAAGTGGTGAGATCCGTGCTGTTAACAGGGTTGAACAACGTATAGCAGAAGCAGAGAAGCTGGGATTCGATAAAATATTTATCTCCAAATATCACAAAAAGGGACTTGATTTCAGTAAATTGAATATAGAAGTGGTTCCCCTGGGCAGGGTGGAAGAAGTATATCGTTTCTTATTCTGA
- a CDS encoding zinc metallopeptidase: MMLTPGVAVISLIFFGISMLVSYRLRNKFKQYSAVPTSSGLTGREIAEKMLKDNGIYDVKVISVDGHLSDHYNPVNKTVNLSPDVYQNNSVAAAAVAAHECGHAVQHNKGYQWLTLRSKLVPAVQFSSTIMPWILLGGVLMINIFPNLLLGGIILFAITTLFSLITLPVEFDASKRALQWLDSAGITYQKEHAMAKDALWWAAMTYVVAAVSSLVILFQYVLMYLGARDRNS, from the coding sequence ATGATGCTAACACCTGGAGTCGCTGTCATTTCATTGATCTTCTTTGGCATCAGTATGCTGGTTAGCTACAGATTAAGAAATAAATTCAAGCAATACAGCGCTGTGCCCACCTCCTCAGGCCTTACGGGGCGTGAGATAGCTGAAAAAATGCTGAAAGATAATGGTATCTATGACGTAAAAGTTATATCTGTGGACGGACACCTGAGCGACCACTATAATCCGGTTAATAAAACCGTAAACCTCAGTCCTGATGTATATCAGAACAACAGTGTGGCTGCTGCAGCAGTGGCCGCCCACGAATGCGGGCACGCCGTACAGCATAATAAAGGCTATCAGTGGCTGACCCTGCGGTCCAAGCTGGTGCCGGCAGTACAGTTCAGCTCCACCATTATGCCCTGGATCCTTTTAGGAGGTGTGCTGATGATCAACATTTTCCCGAACCTGCTGCTGGGCGGGATCATCCTCTTTGCCATCACTACCTTATTTTCCCTGATCACCCTGCCGGTAGAGTTTGATGCCTCCAAAAGAGCGCTTCAGTGGCTGGATAGTGCAGGAATTACTTATCAAAAGGAGCATGCTATGGCTAAAGATGCACTTTGGTGGGCTGCCATGACTTATGTGGTGGCCGCGGTATCCTCCCTGGTTATCTTGTTCCAGTATGTATTAATGTACCTGGGGGCGAGGGACCGGAATAGCTAA
- the rplM gene encoding 50S ribosomal protein L13 yields MNTLSYRTKSANDAYVKRDWHIVDATNLTVGRMSAKIAAILRGKNKPYYTPHTDCGDNVIVINADKVVFTGNKLNDKEYLTYSGYPGGQKAEVAKDLLRRRPEVVIERAVKGMLPKNRLGRAMYKKLFVYAGAEHPHGAQKPQPLTF; encoded by the coding sequence ATGAATACTTTAAGCTACAGAACGAAATCTGCCAATGACGCTTACGTAAAGCGCGACTGGCATATCGTGGATGCGACCAACCTGACGGTAGGTAGAATGTCCGCGAAAATTGCAGCCATCCTGAGAGGTAAGAATAAGCCTTACTATACTCCTCACACTGACTGTGGTGACAATGTTATTGTGATAAACGCTGATAAAGTTGTTTTCACAGGTAACAAACTGAACGATAAGGAGTACCTGACTTATTCCGGTTACCCCGGTGGTCAAAAAGCAGAGGTTGCTAAAGACCTGCTGCGTCGTCGTCCTGAAGTTGTGATCGAAAGGGCAGTAAAAGGTATGTTACCTAAAAACCGCCTGGGTCGTGCGATGTACAAAAAACTTTTTGTTTACGCCGGTGCAGAACATCCTCATGGCGCACAGAAACCGCAACCTTTAACTTTCTAA
- the rpsI gene encoding 30S ribosomal protein S9: MEKQKNTIGRRKEAVARVYVSKGTGTILVNDKDYKTYFALIYLQNQVEAPFKTIDALDKFDVKVNAQGGGIKGQAEAVKLGIARALCEINPEFRPALKAAGLLKRDPRSVERKKPGKAKARRSFQFSKR, encoded by the coding sequence ATGGAAAAACAAAAAAATACTATCGGTCGTCGTAAGGAAGCAGTTGCCCGCGTATACGTGAGCAAAGGTACCGGCACCATTCTGGTGAACGACAAGGATTATAAAACATATTTCGCGCTGATCTATCTGCAAAATCAGGTAGAAGCGCCTTTTAAAACCATTGACGCGCTGGATAAATTCGATGTTAAGGTGAATGCGCAAGGTGGCGGTATCAAAGGTCAGGCTGAAGCTGTAAAGCTGGGTATTGCTCGTGCGCTGTGCGAGATCAATCCTGAATTCCGTCCTGCACTGAAAGCTGCCGGCTTGTTGAAACGTGATCCGAGATCAGTTGAACGTAAGAAACCAGGTAAAGCTAAAGCTAGAAGAAGCTTCCAGTTCTCTAAACGTTAA